caagggaggtttaggttggacattaggaaaaagttcctaactgtcagggtagttaaacactggaataaattgcctagggaggttgcggaatctccatctctggagatatttaagagtaggttagataaatgtctatccgggagggtctagacagtatttggtcccgccatgagggcagggggctggacttgaagacctctcgaggtcccttctagtccttgaatctatgaataaacaTGTGATGTTTCCTAACATATCCcagaatatttgcctttttcacaacaaAATCACACAGTTGACccgtattcaatttgtgatcctctgtaacccccagatcttcttctgcagtactgctgcctagccagttattccccattttgtgctTGTGCATTTGGTTTGTACATAGGTgactttcctgcccctccccagcctctcccccagctctgcaaaTGCTGAGCGTCGCACAGAGGCAGTATTTCACTGCAGAAGCTGGAATCCTTGAAATAGCAACACTCTGCCTGTCTCTGGTACCTTCCACATTGAGATCTCATAGCGTTAAACTTCATGTGCCCTAGGGTGGTATGTCCCTCTTCtgcagatgggggaactgaggcacagaacagggAAATGACTTTTCcatggtcacacagtgagtcaaggGCAGAGTCTGGAGTAGAACGTTGATCTCCTGTGATCTTCCACCATCCCTCTGGAAAAAGACCTCTAAAGTGATCTAGTCAGGTGTCCCCCTGAGGCTGTTCTGTGGAGAAGCTCCTCTTCTAATTCTGATCAGACTCATGTGGGTGTCTTCTCTCATTGGCTTTGACAATCTCACCCTGAATGTACTACGCTGGTGGTTCAATGCCCCAAACTCCCTCATAGAGAAGAGTGAATATTGAAAGGGTCATCTGTGTTTTGTTAACTTGCATTGGCTCtgatgctgactttttttttttattctctgtGTCTCTGTTGCAGTTGGGTGCATTCTAGTCCTAGCCAGGAAGTTTGTTCCTTACGCCTGTTTTGGCCTGTTTGGGATTATCTTCATGCAGGTGAGTGGGAGACGGGCTAGCTTCATGACGCTGCTCCAGACAGAAGTACTGGATGCCATGGCTAGCAAAGATTCCCCTGGCTGCTTGGTGGATTGATAGTAGTGGGCACTGATGGCCAGTGGCTGTGGAATGATGTGAGCTGTAGAACCATAAAAGCTAGAGAATGGAAAAGACCAATGAGCTATtattagggtttgtctacatggggacttaaTCAGGAGTAGCTATTCAAGAGTTCGGGTGAATTCTCAGTTCTAAAGTGGATTACGCTAATTCAGAATAAAGCACTTTTATTCTGAGACAAAAGCAtctacacatggagttaatcaagAAAAGTGaatctgctttaaattcacaccctccCTTACTGGGGATTAATGTTCATATGTTGACAATCCCTTAGTCTGTGTCTTCCCTGGGGCAGGATTGTGCCCTTCGCTCTATTCTCTAAAGGTTTCTCCAGTTGAATGTGTAAATGTCACATGCACCCGGGGTTTCCATCCCTTCCCTGGGGGAGCCTGCTAGTACAGGTCACTATCTGGAAATGTCCTGCTATTCACCCTACATTTTCCCCTTTCTTACTTTCGTTCCTCCTTATCACCCCCCATTCTGTTAAACTAAATTTCTCACCTGTCGTGGTGTCCTGCCCCCCTTCAACTCTCTTTGTAGATCGTTATGTCTGCCGACATCTTAATGATTGCTAAGCCACGGTTAGCTCTTTTAAAGATGGCGCGGTGGATAGAGCACTAGCATGAGACTTGGGAGAGACTccagttcaattccctgctgtaCCATAGACTCCCTGTGTGTTCCTGGGCATaagcgctgactccgtgggtgctccagggctggagcacccatgaaaaaaattagtgggtgctcagtGCCCACTGGTGGCCCTGCCAGTCAGttcctccccctcgcccccagtacctcctgcctgccagcaggccctgccaatcagctgcTCTCCGCTCCCCTCCAGCACctgctgctgatcagctgtttagCCCTGTGCAGGAGGCcctgggggtgaggaggtggagtgtgtggggggtggagtAAGGGCAGGGCATTcttgggggaggggacggggataggaagaggcggggtgggggcctggggcgGAGTGGAGGTTGAGCACCCCTGGTGAAATTAGGAAGTCGGCACCTGTGCTCTTGGGAACTGAAGCCCGGAGAGAGACGTAGATGACTTGCCATCTGCACAGTGGAGATAGTAGCCCTGGCCTGCCTCACAGGATAAATACGCTGAAGACTCTGAGGTGCTCACCATTGACTTCCTGCGGGGCCGTGCGCAAGGGGCCTCGCTGCAgggcctctctgtgcttcagttcccccctCTGTGACGTGAAATTGAAACTGACTCATCTTCCATGGGGCTTAACTTTTGAACAACTCCTTGAGATCATCTGCCGCAAGCAGCTGAACCTGTTACCTGGCCACAGGGTTTAAACTGGTGGTTTCTGTTTTGCAGACAGTCGCTTACAGTATTTTATGGGATCTCAAATTCCTGATGAGGTGAGTTACAACCGATGAACGGAATTGGTGCTACTTAGCCACAAAGAAATGAGGGCAAGGCCTGGCTCCTAAAGGCAATCCCTGACTCCAGCGATTAGAACAGGAAAAATGGAGGAGAGGACTCCTGGGTGCTTAACCgcgctctgtcactgacttcctATCTGACCTTAGTCAAGTCACTgcaactctgtgcctcagtttccccacctgttagTCCCTCCTGGTAGGGTTCAGGTTTCACTAATGAACCCAAGTGCAATTTGATTCCAGGATGGTAAGGGCTGGAGGCGAGCAGTGTGGCTTGGTGGGGGCTTGTGTAACCCGCTGGTGAGTGTGTGCTACAGGTCCCCTTCTGTGCCCAACCCACAGAGGATacgagtctgttacagccccagctAGGGAGACTGGGCTCTTGCTTTTAAGCTGGAGGTGCCCGGTTCGGTCCCTGGCATGGTAGCCATCACACTGACGTTAGAAGACAGTAGCTCCATGATCCATTGATCTTTTCGCTTCCCCCTGCTGCAGGAACCTTGCCCTAGGaggtgggctgctgctgctgctggcagagtcccGCTCTGAAGGGAAGTCCATGTTCGCCGGCGTCCCCACCGTGGATGACATTTCACCGCGACAGTACATGCAGCTGGGGGGGAGGCTCCTGCTTGTGCTCATGTTCATGACACTGCTGCACTTTGAACTCAGCGCTTTCACCGTAAGTGGCCTCTGATACCCCGTCACCTTGTCCTGGGgtctctctctgctgcaggcagcccatcCAGCAATGGGGCTGGATCCTGCACTTAGCCCTGAAGCAAAGGTGTTGCCACGTCCCTCCGTGGTTATGCCTGTGATGTCCTCCCCTTTCGCTTCAGGGACTCTTAGTGCCATTGGATTCTCCCCTGTAACCCATGCACAGCAGCAGTGTAGGCAGGCGAGTTGGCTGCTCTGTGTTGCAGGTTCCACGCCTTGTTTGGAATgtgtgtggggaaggagagcgggGAGGTTACTCCACTGCTGGTTAGTTGCGAGGAGAGTGAGCAGAGGCCTCAGACCTCCCGACCCACCTGACCCTGCCTTGAGCTAGTGCAGTGGGCAGGATAACGTAGTCTTGCATCTCTGCTGCTTCCGCATTCCAGTCCGAACCTCTGCCTTCGCTTTCCAAGCCCTCCATGTGCAGCCAGCTCCTCTGCCCTGAAGTGTCTAACAAGCAAGACCCAAAAAATGGGGAGACTAGGCCAGGTATGGGAGGCTGCGGAGAAACGGGGGAGGTGACCAATGTAGGAAGAATCCCTAGTCGGAACTGGGTTTGAAGGAAGATGGAACTGAGTTGTTGATCTTGGGGTTTATTCTCAGTTCTGGGGAAAAGTATTGCTCTAGCTGTGAGCAGGGAACTGAGAGCCAGAACACCCGAGTTCCATTGCTGGCTCTGCCGCTGACTTGCcgtttgtgaagtgctttcagTTCCTGGCATAAAAGAGCTGTGCAGGTACTCATGTCTCCTGATATTTCCCCCCATCCCAGATCTTCCAGGACATCTTTGGCATGGCGTTGATCATCTTGGTGGCCATTGGTTTCAAGACCAAGCTGGCCGCCCTGACCCTGGTCATCTGGCTCTTCGTAATCAATCTGGTACAGAACGCGTTCTGGAACATCCCCACCTACAGGCCTCTCCACGACTTCCTAAAGTATGACTTTTTCCAGACCATGTCGGTAATAGGAggcctgctgctggtggtggcactgGGCCCGGGAGGAGTGTCAATGGACGAGCACAAAAAGAAGTGGTGAAGACAGGAGGAGAATGAAGAACGGGGAGGAGGCTTGGGGCAGACGGGGGGGTGGGAATCTTTTTCCTTACAACTTTTTTAAACTTAGTCCCATTTGTATATTATTTTTTCCTCCCCTATTCTGTTCTCTGGAGGTTTATCATTGTTCACTGTTGCCTTATCAGGATAGAAGAGTCTTTTTCTTCCTATCCGGTTGGACACATgtgtaaattaaaatatatattctatTCTACAGCCCTTGAGCCTTGTGTGCTGGTCCGTCCCTCAAGGCCTGGCTTCGTAATGAGCCCCTCTGCTATCCTAAGCTTGGATCGTTATAAAGGGCCCCTTTTGGGATGTAGAAAGAAAGCCCGAAAGGTTTACTGTCCTCTGACCTCCAGTCTCCTTATTGGTGGGTCAGCAGAGCCTTGCGGAAACCCGGAATAATGACATGGCTGTGAGCACAATGTAACAGAACAGAACAACTGAAAGAGGGTACAGAAGCAGCTACCTTCCTGCTGCTGGTACAATCAGCTTCCTTCTCTCCCTGAGCCAGGAGGCACACACGTTTCAGAGTTACTTCCTGAGATAGGTGCATCCTGTAGGGGCTGTCTGTCTGTGCCAGACACATGCACCCAGCCAGCTCAGTAATTCTGTCACAGTGTTACACCGTAAATATTGAAAACGTCAAGGCTTTCCTTCCCTGGCTTTGCTGGAGGACTCCCTGAAGGTCTGAAAGGCAGAGGGTGAGCTTTTGCAAACCTCGACTGAAGGCTGCTGCAGTGTTGACTCTTTAACGTTGAGATCTTTTCTCCCAAATATACGTGGGTGTTTGAGTTAAATAGGTATTCAACATCCCCCAAAAGACAGCGTTTTAAACGACTGATCAGCTATTTATACTTCAGTATCTGCAGTGTTATTCTGCCAGTTCTCCATAAAGCCCCCTGAGGCAGATGTGGCCTGACTTTTTGATGTAAAAAGCAGAAATATCCCCCGTCTTATCTGTCTTCCAAATCCCACTTCCTGGCTTTCTTTACGTGGAAGCACAAGTCTCAATTTTTGTTtccctgggagtggggggagggaaggtccCGTTAATAACATTGCAAAGGGTGTCACTTTAACAATACACAACGTCAGTGGCCCTTTGCCACAAACCCTGCAGCCTCCTCAGTGGCCGTTTGGCTTAAGGCTTGGCTCGTGTGACTTTCTTGGGGGCTGTCTGTTTTGAAGGAAGGCAGTGGCTCCTGGAATGAGCATCGTGCCCAAGGGAGtctctgtgccttatttccagttatGTTACCGGGGGGAAAGCTGCTACTTTGGGAGCCAGATCCCGACTGCAAATCTGCTGGGGTGGGCAGGCTGTTTTGAGTGGCAGCTTGGTCTCCAGGTTATGCGGCATCGGCACTAGACTGTAATAAGCGAATGCCAGCAAAGGTAAAAgtgagctgggatggggcggTCAGGCGCTCTGGCTGTGTGATCCTGAGGGTAGAAGTAGGAGATGCATGTAAGTAGTTTCCTGTCTCTGTACACCAGGTGGGACGGCTCAAAGCTCTTACTGCTGCTATCcaaggtgtgtgtgcatgtatctgCTAGGAGAATCCTAGAAATACAGGACTGGAAGgtacctcgagaggtcatctagtctagctccctgagacaggaccaagtaaacctctagaccagtggtccccaacgtgggcggggcatctatgtgcgcccgcctactgACGAGGGAGCGCCCCGTCGCCGAGGAGCGCGGCCGCCAgacaagcagccgccgaaatgccgccgagaagcagcaatgtcaagaagcgtcgctgctgaaatgctgctgctcctcaccGGCATTTCGGCGGCTACTCGTCAGGCGCCCGCCACACTGagaggttggggaccactgctctagaccatccctgacaggtgtttgtttaacctggtcttaaaaccctccagtgatggcgattcctcaacctccctcggaagcctgttccagtgcttaaatgTCCtcacaaagtttttcctaacatctaacctaaatctcctttgctgcagattaagctgattactttcTGCCCTACCTTCCGTGGACACAGAGAACAATctctcactgtcctctttataaccaTCCTTACAtctttgaagactgttaccaggtcccccctcaggcttcttttctctaggctaaacatgcccagtttttctaacctttcctcagaggtcaggtgtTCTAGACCTTTCATTATTTTGGGAACTGCCCAATCCCGAAGATCTAGAATCTCGCCTGCCACACAGGGACAGAGCTCTTGTCAGTCTGATACTTTGCCTTTCACTGTTGCCAGTGTCTGGTGCTTCAAAGGAAGGGACGGAGGCCTGTGAGGCAGCTTGTCTGCTCTGTGTGGCTGTTACATGGCAGGTGGACAGTCTGGGCAAGGGAACCACGTTCAGGGGTAGCCTTCAGCTGCTCTTGATAGGCTGCTAGGACTCTGTTTGGGGGGGATACAGCTAGCAATGGAGCTGCCTGCTCTGAACTTGCCCCCACACCTTTGTTTACTGCTCGGTTCTGGTTTCTAGTGTAGATGGGATTTGCAAACAGTACAGGCCTTGGGCAGGCCAAGCCTTTGACGTATACTCACTGGTCCCTGTCTAGGCTGTTATCGGAGAATTGGAGCATTCTGCTTAGGGGCCTTGATCTTGAGCAAGTTCCTTAACTGGCTTTTCCATACAGAAGATGATTAAACAAATCCGGCATTTTatttcccctctcctccagcaaGACCCTGCCTAGAGAAAAGATTTGACACATCGtagtgagatcagggcccctggCCAGTACAGCTGTTCTGCTCTGGGCCTCTTGTGGATGTGGGGTAAATGCAGAGCTCCTGCTCTGGAGCACTGGGCCAGGCTGGCTCTTCCGCCCAACCTATCCAGCACATCTACTGCAGCTTGCTCTCTGCAATAAAGCAGTCTTGGAACCGCTGGCAGAGATTAAGAGCTTTGCAAGTGTTTTCCATGGCTACGACTTGCGCTGCAGGTTATAAAATCTGATAGGAGCCTGGTCGAATCCTTGGCAGCTTTGATAATATATCACATTTCCTATAGAGCGCTTTGTGCAAGGGTTTGAGAGCACTTTGGAAACACACGTCCCATTATCCCTAACTTTCAGATTGGGAGACTGTGGCACACTGACAGGGGCCATGAGCTGGCTGAGCCGTCGCAGGCTGGGGCCAAGAGAAATTAAATGCCTGCTTTATAATCTTGTGAGTTGCTCAGATACCAGGGGGAGTAACAAGAACCTAGAGaaggacagagctgggaatagcatCCAGCAGTCCTGGCCCAAGCCCTGTGCACTAGCCAACAGAGCGTGTTGCCTCCAGTTGTAAATTAGCTGGTCTAGGGATCGCCCGTTAAGAATAATCTACTAGCCTGCCCTGTTAGTTCTGAGCTAATTCTCTGGTCTCCCAAGACTTTTTCTAGTCAAGGATGTGAACTCCATTGCTCGTCGTGGTCTCTTGCAATCCCAGCCCAGCTGGCAAAGAGGTCCTTCATGCTGCTGCTTTCTCTATTCCAGAGACAGCTCTTGGcaatctcttctcttctccccccccccccctcacccccttctaTTTCAGAAGCTGTCAAACTGGTTTAATGCTCTGACGTGTCTCACAGAAAAGGTTGTGACGCCCTGTCCTTGAGTCAAGCTCCCTGGGCTCTGAGGCCAGAGCAAAgccggagggagtggatgggcaGTGCCAAAGAGGGAGGTCTCTTCTACTGTCATTGACTCAAAATCCACCTGGGTAAAAAATGTCACGTTTTATAGCAAACTCACTCTGATTTTGTCCCCGCACCAaccatgagactggcttaaaatgtCCAAGAAGTTGGGTTCTGTCCATGTGCCGGCTGGTTTCAGAACCTTTTCAGAGAGGCATGTTTCCAGGAGTTTCCCTGCAGCTGTAAGGTCTAGAATATTTTTTGATAGGACCTAGGAGGGATATTCAACGATTTCTTACTTAATCTtgtgactccaggaactggggctttaagggaAATGTGGCATCCCCATCCCATGCTGCTCTGTAACCCCGCCCCCTGGGACTCActaaccctgcccccccccctgccttCTAAccctgccctcacttctactgcCAATGGGTTGCAATGATCTTTTGAAAGTGAGCAGAATCTTATGATTGGCCAGCAGATGTCCTGACAATaagacagaggttctcaaactgggggttgggacccctgaggggtcacaaggttattacatggggggtcatgaactgtcaaccttcaccccaaaccccgctttgcctccagcatttataatggtattaaatatataaaaaggtgtttttaatttataagggggtcgcactcagaggcttgctatgtgaaaggagtcatcagtaaaaaagtttgagtcACTGCAAGAAGAAGTGGCATTAGCGTTAATGAGACATTGGTTTGTTGGGCTTGTTCCATTGTTTCAAAACACAATGGCTTTTTattctctctggggcagagcagcttgttaaaatggcatttttaaagtcacgattagatgtttttctaaaagatttgctctagTTCACAcgggaattaattcagggaagtccta
The DNA window shown above is from Mauremys reevesii isolate NIE-2019 linkage group 25, ASM1616193v1, whole genome shotgun sequence and carries:
- the LOC120390842 gene encoding surfeit locus protein 4-like gives rise to the protein MAPSGDLMGAAEDLADQFLRVTKRYLPHLAHLCLISTFLEDGIRMWFQWNEQRDYINMSWGSGIILATLFVLINMSGQLVGCILVLARKFVPYACFGLFGIIFMQTVAYSILWDLKFLMRNLALGGGLLLLLAESRSEGKSMFAGVPTVDDISPRQYMQLGGRLLLVLMFMTLLHFELSAFTIFQDIFGMALIILVAIGFKTKLAALTLVIWLFVINLVQNAFWNIPTYRPLHDFLKYDFFQTMSVIGGLLLVVALGPGGVSMDEHKKKW